The Patescibacteria group bacterium genome includes the window TGAGGGTCAAGTGTAATAGTATATTTTAAAAATCTTTGCGTATCGCCTTCCGGAATGTCAAAGCTATACTCAAACAGGGCGATTATTTTTTCATCGGATTCATCGGTAACAACGAATCGCAGTTTATCATAACGATTAATAGCATCGCACAGTTCTTTTGCGGTACGTATATCATAACTATCGAGTGTGTAAAATTCACGTGTTTGAGGGGATAGGTCTTCGAGAAATTGGGCAAGAAGTGTTGCGTCGTGTGGCTCAAGGGGGCGGAATATCACGTCTTCTCCGGTAGGGAGAGTAATTTCAAACGTGAGGAGGCTAGGTGATTTTGCTACTTCAGACAGTGTAAGCGGCATAACTGTTTCTT containing:
- a CDS encoding GNAT family N-acetyltransferase: MKETVMPLTLSEVAKSPSLLTFEITLPTGEDVIFRPLEPHDATLLAQFLEDLSPQTREFYTLDSYDIRTAKELCDAINRYDKLRFVVTDESDEKIIALFEYSFDIPEGDTQRFLKYTITLDPHTDCRFGPCIADRLQNRGMGSALFPICIHIARQFGKERIILWGGVLRDNQRAIKFYEKHGFKILGTFNNKDNKITMDMIMSIRQKP